The region ATCTCTATTTGCTTCTCTACCTTCAAAAATAAAATTGTGATTAAACTGGAATGATCTATGCTTTATCTCGGTGATGATCGCTCCATATCCCCCTCTACTGCACTTGCCTATGTCATTTATAACTtactcttatttatttatttaacttGCTTGGAGTCCAATTATGTGACACATTAACCCCAACGAGCGGACGAAAAAGTTTGCTGGGCCGTAGTTTTCACGAGAAGCCCGCGAACAGACGGACTACGATGTTCCGGCTCGATTCGGAGTAGGAGGATACCCTAGCGATTCGATCCGGCCTATATATATCATCATCACTAGATCCTATAGAGATTGGCCTGACCGTGATCGACCGACAGTTGGGAGATTGATCGACGATCGAGGACGACGAACGACGATGGGGTCCTGGCTCTCTTCCCCGGCCGCCGACGCCGAGGCTGACGCCGCCGCTGTCGGCTTCCGTTCCCATGCCCGCCAGGCAAAACAGTGAGTAGTTTACTCACTCCTCCTTCCGGTTAATCTGGATCCTACGTACAGTATGATCGAACTGATCAACTGAATGTGCATGCGCTGATGCATGTCGGTCAATCGATGTTTATTTATGGTGACAGGCGTCGCGACGCCAGCCATGCTCGCATATACACCCTCTTCGCCCTCGGCCATTACAACTCCAGGAACAAGGTACGTGGTACATGTCCCATATACATGCACCTTGCTCGCTGAGTATTTCGTAAGCACAACAAGACATCAAATCAATCCAACTGTCTTGTTCTTAGATCATCACGGCGATGGGTTTGGTTATTTAGTTACTCTTTTAGCATGGTAGTTACAAAAACTGAGAGTGGCAGAGGGGGTGTGTCCGGATTTCCTTTTGGATCTCCGTTGCGATTGTGCAGTGAAAATCCGGAGGCTGGGCTCAATAAAATTTTACATATGGAGTATGTGTGTGTCTGATGTTTGAGATGCATATCCGCAGGATGCTATGTTCGAGCCTGCCGCGGAGCCCGTGGAAGAACCCAAGACCGCATGCGTCGGTTTCAGACAAGATTTCTGGTACCATGTCGGCTTTTGGGCTCGCCGGAGGGACGCCGCCACCAACGAGGAGCAACAGTACTTCTTTGCCGAACTACGCTTTGAGCGCCGCACCAGACGTCTAGTCGTCGAAACATGCGCTCTCTTGGGTATTTTTAATAATCTAACCTAGTTAAATTTCCTATAAATTATTACCTTCActcatggatgcatgcatgctaactcctttTTCTCTCTGTATATTCTTATGTTTGGCAGAAAAGCCGCTCTGTCGTTTAAAAAGCAGTTGTGCATTTTGCCCGGATAATTTTCAGATTTTCCACCCAAGCTGCAGCGAGTTTACATGTGGAAAGAAGAGGCACAAAAGGAAATTCTTCAGGGAGAGAGAGATGCTTGGCAGGGCTTTCATGCTTAGACACGCTCAACAATACAAAACCTTTAGGTAGGATAGAAAGATTCAACTCTTTGCTAGGCTTCCCAACCTACATTTGGATATAGCTATGTAATGTGGCAACTATTATCAATGAAAAAAAAGTTATCGAAGCATGCTGacttgggatctagtttcgaatatCTCGCCTCGAGGAAGCTAGCGATGAAAGAGGATCGTTGATTGGATTAACTTTATAGAATCGCTTGGATGGTGATGTCATGTGTAGTCGCCAAAATTATGGAGCCAAAGGACTTAACTCTTTTATCCCTGTAACATGTATGTCTGTGCGGGGCTGAGCAACCCCATTGCTCTCTGCTCGAATGATCGCCACGGCCACACCAAAGTTGTGTACGTGACCGGGGCGTGAACCTGTAATGTCTTTTTCCCTATCAATGGAAAGATACGCTCTCAAGTGTATTCGTGAAAAAAGAATCTTTTGGTGATGTCATGCGTATTGCATGCAAAAGAAAGAAGGAAATGAGCTGCCGCATGGGAAGGCCAACATGCAGCGCCGATGCGTGGTGCTATGTCCATCTGTGAAAtcttggaccccatggtttcagACTTCTAGTGCACGAGAGGAAAAGGTAAATTCTGATCCGAGCATAGCAGATCACACGCACACTTCATCAGCATCTAGCTTATCACTAGGTTGAACTATTACATCAGCGGCACCACACACTAGATTGGAAGAGCTTTGGCTCGTCCATTTGATCCCAAGGAATATACTTACAGgtcacagctactccctccgttccgaattacttgtcttggatttgtctagatacggatgtatctagactcattttagtgctagatacatccgtatctaacaaATCTAAGATAAGTAAttcgaaatggagggagtactcagGAGAGCCGAAGGCAGCACACACCGTTTGCTCTAGCCGTGCCAACCGCACATATCATGGTTCTTCTATACATACAACAGGAGAGTACAGACAGATGTGGAGGGAAGTCGGGAAGAAACCAGGACGACACGCGCCATGTTGATGAACAACCTTGAGCACCCATGCACATATGACCGGTCGGATCACCGGATCCGCATGCTTGCTGCGCTGGTTTCATGCCGCCGGTCTGTTGGACATCTTCAACACGCAGGTGCGGACACTATGATGTTAACACTGAAGAGATCCGGCCGGTTCTCCACAAGTTGTACTTGTCGTACACCTTTTCATGGTTGTCGCTCCACCATGACTCCGCTTGATGCTCCGCGAATCTTCTCCGGCTGCCAGAAAAAAAAACAATTATAGGTCAGGTTACTCATGACAAGATACAGGCCAAAGAATGCTCCATTTCACAACATGTGGTTATTCATGACAGTTTCTTGTCATGGAAATGCCTACCTGAACCTGCTCCATATCACAACAAGTGGCAGCGGCTGCTGGCGGTGGCGGTTGCGGCTGCGGCTATTGTAGCGGCAGTGGGCAGAGTAGAAAGAGAAGTGAGAGAGAAAGAGAACCGGAATCGAGCAGTTCAAGCTAAGTTAGGTGGC is a window of Triticum dicoccoides isolate Atlit2015 ecotype Zavitan chromosome 2B, WEW_v2.0, whole genome shotgun sequence DNA encoding:
- the LOC119361026 gene encoding uncharacterized protein LOC119361026, with product MGSWLSSPAADAEADAAAVGFRSHARQAKQRRDASHARIYTLFALGHYNSRNKDAMFEPAAEPVEEPKTACVGFRQDFWYHVGFWARRRDAATNEEQQYFFAELRFERRTRRLVVETCALLEKPLCRLKSSCAFCPDNFQIFHPSCSEFTCGKKRHKRKFFREREMLGRAFMLRHAQQYKTFR